Proteins encoded by one window of Microcebus murinus isolate Inina chromosome 2, M.murinus_Inina_mat1.0, whole genome shotgun sequence:
- the FCRL2 gene encoding Fc receptor-like protein 2, whose product MLLWSLLVILAPASAQADGLTFLAPPSVFEGDRIVLTCQGKKNWKIEMVTYYKNGKMFFSSKEFSDFSIHSATLSVSGNYHCSATGRGLFQSWEETSQTVNIEVQELFQHPVLTASSFQPIEGGPVALTCETRLHPQKSKVQLQFRFFRGSRALGSGWSSSPELQIPATRTEDSGSYWCEAGTVTPRIRKQSPQSKIHVRRIPISNVSLETRVPAGQVIEGGNLDLLCSVAEGTGKITFSWHREATGPSLGKKTQHSLTAELNILAVRESDAGGYYCTADNGHEPIQSKVVNILVRIPASSPVLTITAPRAQAVEGDVVELRCEALRGSPPILYRFYHEDVTLGNSSAPSGGGASFNLSLTAEHSGNYSCEADNGLGAQRSEVVTLSISEAGGYRRDFVIARVLGGLFGVLAFTGGVVLSYHRCHKISGKSSATHTHRGASSPNPQESTQPSLLFTMEDLQPEYVNVDSLGVDVIYSEVMGFQQPEDSANTRRPSLETKDSQVIYSPVKKS is encoded by the exons ATGCTGCTGTGGTCATTGCTGGTCATCCTTG CTCCAGCCAGTGCACAGGCAG ATGGGCTGACTTTCCTGGCGCCCCCTTCTGTCTTTGAAGGAGACAGAATAGTTCTGACATGCCAGGgaaaaaagaactggaaaataGAGATGGTGACTTACTACAAGAacggaaaaatgtttttttcttcaaaagaattCTCAGATTTCTCTATCCATAGTGCAACTTTGAGTGTCAGTGGCAACTACCACTGTTCTGCTACTGGACGTGGACTATTCCAGTCATGGGAAGAAACTTCACAAACAGTCAATATCGAAGTCCAAG AGCTATTTCAACATCCTGTGCTGACAGCCAGCTCCTTCCAGCCCATCGAGGGGGGTCCAGTGGCCCTGACCTGTGAGACCCGGCTCCACCCACAGAAGTCAAAGGTCCAGCTCCAGTTTCGCTTCTTCAGAGGCAGCCGGGCCCTGGGATCAGGCTGGAGCAGTTCCCCAGAGCTCCAGATCCCTGCAACGAGGACCGAAGACTCAGGGTCTTACTGGTGTGAGGCAGGGACTGTGACGCCCAGGATCAGAAAACAGAGCCCCCAATCCAAGATTCATGTGCGGA GAATCCCCATCTCTAATGTAAGCTTGGAGACCCGGGTCCCTGCGGGACAGGTGATTGAAGGAGGGAATCTAGACCTGCTCTGCTCGGTGGCTGAGGGCACGGGAAAGATCACATTCTCCTGGCACAGAGAGGCCACAGGACCCAGTCTGGGAAAGAAGACCCAGCATTCTCTGACAGCAGAGCTGAACATCCTGGCTGTGAGGGAGAGTGATGCTGGTGGATATTACTGTACAGCTGACAATGGCCATGAGCCCATCCAGAGCAAGGTGGTGAATATCCTTGTGAGAA TTCCAGCGTCCAGCCCTGTCCTCACCATCACAGCTCCCCGGGCCCAGGCTGTGGAGGGGGACGTGGTGGAGCTTCGCTGTGAGGCCCTGAGAGGTTCTCCCCCGATCCTGTACCGGTTCTATCATGAGGATGTCACCCTGGGGAATAGCTCGGCCCCCTCTGGAGGAGGAGCGTCCTTCAACCTCTCTCTGACTGCAGAACATTCTGGAAACTACTCTTGTGAGGCTGACAATGGCCTGGGGGCCCAGCGCAGTGAGGTGGTGACACTGTCTATCTCAG AGGCTGGTGGCTATAGAAGAGACTTTGTCATAGCCAGAGTTCTTGGGGGACTGTTTGGTGTCCTTGCTTTCACTGGTGGTGTTGTGCTATCTTATCACAGGTGCCACAAGATATCAG GAAAAAGTTCTGCTACTCATACACACAG AGGTGCTTCCAGCCCAAACCCTCAAGAGTCCACGCAGCCCAGCCTACTCTTCACCATGGAGGATCTGCAGCCAGAGTATGTCAATG TGGATTCTCTAGGTGTGGATGTGATTTATTCCGAGGTCATGGGCTTCCAGCAGCCAGAAGACTCAG CAAACACCAGAAGGCCCTCTCTGGAGACCAAG GACTCCCAGGTCATCTACTCTCCTGTGAAGAAGTCATAA